The following is a genomic window from Megalobrama amblycephala isolate DHTTF-2021 unplaced genomic scaffold, ASM1881202v1 scaffold338, whole genome shotgun sequence.
TATTACAACAACTATAGAACAATAGTATTACTGTAAATTACTATAGGCCTAGTATTTTTTCATGCTGACATGcttaaaaatgacacaaaaactGTTTCAATTTACCCCAaccatcaatttttttttattattgtttatgaTACATCAGTTTTGACAAGAAGTTAAAAACTGATGCATGTTCTCCATCATAGTTTCTGCAACCACTTCACCAAATTTGGAAAGCATTTTGGAAAAGATGTATTAAAATGGTAATTGTGTACAGGCAAAATAGTGTAAAGTGGtgcaagaataaaaataaatgggtgcatgtttgtgtgatgtcaTCCAGGAGATGTCTTCATTTTTCTTCCTTGCTGTCGCCATAAATACGGTATATGCCATGATCCTACAGCTGTTTGGgtccatgtttttttaaaaagcaaaattTGGGTTATCATAATCCATTTCACTTAAGCCTATAATTAAAAGGTTCAATTACATCTACATCACTGAGCATGAAGTATCAGGGTCGCAAGTACAGCTAGACTTTATGTATTGCATGTGATCTTACATGTGTTGTACAAACTTGTACAAGATAAAAATACAAACTATGACATAATGATTAGGACAAGTGTGACAAGTTATTAGGACAGATGCCAACTGATGCACATGACACAGCTGTAGCTCATCTATAGTTCATCATCTgtagaggcatctgtggagacatGCTCATATgggtcttcttcttcttcttcttcttcttcaacaACAGTTCCACCATTCCCACAAATTTGGGAGTATGTTTCTTTCACAGCTACCATGTCTGTCTTGAGTGCCTCAAGGATTTGGAGGACAGCACTGCGCAGGCCATGGTATGCTTGACCAGAAAGTCCTGAAGGGTAGCCTAAATATCAAATTGGgataacaataaaaaagtatttagGAGTGAACACCAAATATGGCACTATGTATGAATTAGTATATCTAAAACAGTTTAATATAACTACATGAATTAAACAAACAGCATTAaaggttagctcacccaaaaattaatattctgtcgttcattactctccctcatgtcgtgtcacacccgtaagacctttgttaatcttcagaacacaaattaagatatttttgatgaaatccgatggctcagtgaggcctgcatagccagcaatgacatttcctctcacTAAAATCCTTagaggtactaaaaacatatttaaatcagttcatgtgagtacagtggttcaatatcaatattataaagcgatgagaatatattttgtgtgcaaaaaaactatagtgatgaccgatttcaaaacactgcttcatgaagcttcgaagcgttaagaatcagcgtgtcaaatcagcagttcagagcgccaaagtcacgtgattacAGGAGTTTGACACTTTATCCGactcatgattcgacacgctgattcataacgctccgaagcttcctgaagcagtgttttgaaatcggccatcactaaataagttgttattttatattctcgtggctttataatattaatattgaatcactgtactcacatgaactgatttaaatatgtttttagtacatcaatggatcttgacagaggaagtgtcattgctccctatgaaggcctcactgagccattggatttcatcaaaaatatcttaatttgtgttccgaagatgaacgaaggtctcttacgggtgtggaacagaatgagggtgagtaattaatgacatttttcatttttggctgaactaaccctttaagaaattaGTACTCACTCTGTGTGGCCAGGTCATCTGATAGTACACTAGCCTGGTCCTTCAAGGCCCTGTAGCTTCTTGTAAGATGCGTCCAATGTTGTTTCATTTCTTCTACAAGAATAACCTCTTCCTCAACCAGTCTCTCCAGCTGCATCACCTTGTCGAAAACCTTCTTCTTCACGCCTAAGGAAGTGTCAGTTTCTATGAAGACAAATGACATATTAAAATACTACCTCATAAAGGAATagttcttacacaaacacatcgatccgcttcagaaggtctttattaacccccggagccgCGTGGAgcacttttataatggatggatgcacttctATGGACTTTAAAACTGATCtacccattcactgccattataaagcttggaagagccaggacattTATAACTCTGATTGCATTCGTCTgaaagaataataattttaatttatgggtgaactaaccctttaatgccttTTTGTGAGTAAAATCTGTACAATTCTTTGTCCCTAGAACATAGGCAACAAGTAACTGGTGTTGAATCTACAGTGTGGGAAAAGAAAAGGGCTAACCACCTTGACAAGTTAATCTGAGGAGTCAGACCTTTAGTCACTTCCTCTGAAGTGTAGTTTGAGTAggcaaaaaagacaaaagttttaaaaaacaaaaaattggaATATTGTCTGCACATTTCTATTGTctgaaacaaaatgaaaagcACATAGGCCTCTTTCCTTTGAAAGTCAGAGTTTAATGAAGTAAGTGTTTAATGAGGATTCACTAAAATGATTAATGTCAAACTTTACATACCAGAATCCCAAGGCCAGATAGGGCTTTCTGTTGCCAGAAGGTCTTCAACTGAATCTACAAATACTGTGGTGGTTGGAAGATCATTGTATTGGGATATGGCATTAAACAGCTTTTTCTTATCCTCTCGAATCCGTCTTCGGATCTTGTGTCGCTGTTTGTTGCGGtctgcagaaaaacaaaaacaaacagtaaaaacaggttTAAGGAGGATACGCATAAAATTGGTCATTGTGCTAATGGACATCCAAAAGGCACCTTACAAATTATGGTATAAAGCTCACATAACATCAGCAAAGCCATATAAATAACCTGGAATGTGGCCAATGTTCAAGTAATGCAGGGAGTTGTGTGATGGTAACATTGGACATATAGGAAGGTAGGACTGTTCACACAATGTACAAAGGTTATGTAGTGGTTTAAGTGCAGTGTGTTGACTGAAGACTATGTTAAGAGTTAAAATGTGATAATTTAAATTACTTAGTTATAGCCATAgatatcacattttaaaatgacttcCACAAGTACATGAAGGCTTGGAGGCTACTTACCAGTTGCTCTATACAGATCCCTCTTTTTCTGCTGGATGCCCAAGAATAAGCCTTCAATCAGATGTTGCAATGCCACTGGATCATCTGTTCTGAGGTCATCTGGAGCTGTAAAGAATTTGAAGGTATGATCAGTATCATACATCTTCTGTGCCATCAAAAATAGAGCAATTATACCATTTCTATAAAACACCTTATACAAACATATTTCAGCCTAAGGGGGTTGACAATATGGGAAAAGGGGGATTTAATAAGAAGAATGTAGTAGGAAtacatgtaaaaacaaaaaaggacaTCCACAAACGTTCTGCCAAAGAACCTGAAAACATTTGCTCAGTTTGCTAATTTTTTAAGGGTGAATAAGTATAATAAAGTTTTGAAGGAGAAAGCTACACCCAAGTTTACTTATTAAAAACACAGAGTTCCCAATCATGCTAATCTTTTAATACCGTTTGGTGTGGCCCCTTAATGTCACTTAAGGGGTCAGGTGTTAAAACACAAACCAGCAAGGAAAAATAACTTATtcaatcatttttaaatttatgatAATTCTCTATCAATAAGAGACAGCAACAAGTACATACTTACTGTCAACTGCCCACTGTCTCACATCAGTGACCCACTGTTGCAGTTCCTCTTCAGACCTTTGTGTGCTCTTCTTTATAGCCTCAATGTCATCTTTGACTTCCTTTGTCTTTCGGATAGTCTCAAAAGTATAATTAATGGAAAGTCTCACAAACCTTTGGCAATACTGAAAGTATTAGATACTAAGTATATACAATCAGTGGACAGTTTAAATTTAACCTTCATTGatgaaatctttattttttttacttacctTCAAGTACCGTGTAGACAAGTACTTGTGCAGGTTTCTTTTTTTTCGCACATTCCATCCTCTGGCATGCAATGTGATCATATCTACTCGTGCTGTAATGATGAAAGAGTTAAATGTGCCTTTCATCTAGTGGTTAGTCATCAAGTATGATGaatgaaagggaaaaaaaaattaacaaatataATGTTACCAAACTTTAAAAAAGGACCACTTACCAGCCTTACTCATGTATTTTGTTGTTAGAGCCACACGGGACAAAAAGCTGTTCACTTGTTCAACTTCTTCACCGATGGTTGTACCTGCCCCTGTTTGGTTTTTGCCACCCCACTGCACCTACAGCATACACATCAGATGTCCAAACTACCATTTTGATGTCCCTGAACTTTGTATTTTCTCTAACAATATGGTAAGtcctttaaaaatatcactTACCTCACATTTTGTTGAGTGGCCCTTTGCATGCATAACTGAGAGAAATGGCTTCATCTGAGTCAAATTTTGCATTTCTGGGAATGCTTGAGCCACCTTTTGCAGATAGGGCCAATATCGACACATGATGTCAGTGCAGAAAAACTTGCAGTTTGTCTTTGTGGCCAGTTCGTTTTGCAAAAACAGAGGGTATGCAAATATCTCTCCCCTAAACATGTTCAGACCTCTAAGCAATATGCAGTGTCTGCAAACTGCCACCTCTAGGCCTTCTTCATCACATTTGGTGTTTGTCTTCTTAGAGGTCTCCCTGGCTGCAGCCCATGTTGATGTTCCACAGATGCCTTTTCCATGTATCTTTAACACAATGtcatatcaaataaatacacaaactaAATCCAGATTTACTTTGTACAAACCCAAGTCTTTTGACAAATATCTTACTGGATTGGTCTTCTCACGAACACAATCAACAAATGTTGCTACATCTTTGTCATTGGCAAGAAAAACTCCATCAAAAAACGGTTGTTCCTCTGCcctacacaaataaaat
Proteins encoded in this region:
- the LOC125261163 gene encoding uncharacterized protein LOC125261163 isoform X4, which encodes MEEELHLDLDEIMADLEEIQSEEAVKTPHKTRKRKKFDLKLQWKRRDQEGFLVYEKRKLRTDRSGRPVASTIASNPQEVDLGTACTSEASTTKQHFGDVDAQQIIDLQLHLLQNAMDCDEPRSTASHDWALRQTLSEERWQEARPKLLDSLLASDCVRRGPCDHCNMKEAVIRCKDCLPKPRYCGQCDVSMHQNMFFHNRETLIDGFYKPVPPSTAVQDLSGQNIIYEQVCLLPITQPDKICDCDPQNLSVVAGRSVVLICINGRYDIFLPVMNCRTCHASWTPEVVDLLFSGYWPGTVGFQTIYQVDLFKSFEDLKITAPGLSRQAFVKMLQQRSQQFGRSGNICGDVFQKAFLEWTYCRHKREKLCGIDHFTCPACTPDTVAVSADGNRKLYRFSKTKGAEEQPFFDGVFLANDKDVATFVDCVREKTNPIHGKGICGTSTWAAARETSKKTNTKCDEEGLEVAVCRHCILLRGLNMFRGEIFAYPLFLQNELATKTNCKFFCTDIMCRYWPYLQKVAQAFPEMQNLTQMKPFLSVMHAKGHSTKCEVQWGGKNQTGAGTTIGEEVEQVNSFLSRVALTTKYMSKAARVDMITLHARGWNVRKKRNLHKYLSTRYLKYCQRFVRLSINYTFETIRKTKEVKDDIEAIKKSTQRSEEELQQWVTDVRQWAVDTPDDLRTDDPVALQHLIEGLFLGIQQKKRDLYRATDRNKQRHKIRRRIREDKKKLFNAISQYNDLPTTTVFVDSVEDLLATESPIWPWDSETDTSLGVKKKVFDKVMQLERLVEEEVILVEEMKQHWTHLTRSYRALKDQASVLSDDLATQSYPSGLSGQAYHGLRSAVLQILEALKTDMVAVKETYSQICGNGGTVVEEEEEEEEDPYEHVSTDASTDDEL
- the LOC125261163 gene encoding uncharacterized protein LOC125261163 isoform X1 — encoded protein: MKVIEKQQVFKKGSSDQPTPEKNMEEELHLDLDEIMADLEEIQSEEAVKTPHKTRKRKKFDLKLQWKRRDQEGFLVYEKRKLRTDRSGRPVASTIASNPQEVDLGTACTSEASTTKQHFGDVDAQQIIDLQLHLLQNAMDCDEPRSTASHDWALRQTLSEERWQEARPKLLDSLLASDCVRRGPCDHCNMKEAVIRCKDCLPKPRYCGQCDVSMHQNMFFHNRETLIDGFYKPVPPSTAVQDLSGQNIIYEQVCLLPITQPDKICDCDPQNLSVVAGRSVVLICINGRYDIFLPVMNCRTCHASWTPEVVDLLFSGYWPGTVGFQTIYQVDLFKSFEDLKITAPGLSRQAFVKMLQQRSQQFGRSGNICGDVFQKAFLEWTYCRHKREKLCGIDHFTCPACTPDTVAVSADGNRKLYRFSKTKGAEEQPFFDGVFLANDKDVATFVDCVREKTNPIHGKGICGTSTWAAARETSKKTNTKCDEEGLEVAVCRHCILLRGLNMFRGEIFAYPLFLQNELATKTNCKFFCTDIMCRYWPYLQKVAQAFPEMQNLTQMKPFLSVMHAKGHSTKCEVQWGGKNQTGAGTTIGEEVEQVNSFLSRVALTTKYMSKAARVDMITLHARGWNVRKKRNLHKYLSTRYLKYCQRFVRLSINYTFETIRKTKEVKDDIEAIKKSTQRSEEELQQWVTDVRQWAVDTPDDLRTDDPVALQHLIEGLFLGIQQKKRDLYRATDRNKQRHKIRRRIREDKKKLFNAISQYNDLPTTTVFVDSVEDLLATESPIWPWDSETDTSLGVKKKVFDKVMQLERLVEEEVILVEEMKQHWTHLTRSYRALKDQASVLSDDLATQSYPSGLSGQAYHGLRSAVLQILEALKTDMVAVKETYSQICGNGGTVVEEEEEEEEDPYEHVSTDASTDDEL
- the LOC125261163 gene encoding uncharacterized protein LOC125261163 isoform X2 codes for the protein MKVIEKQQVFKKGSSDQPTPEKNMEEELHLDLDEIMADLEEIQSEEAVKTPHKTRKRKKFDLKLQWKRRDQEGFLVYEKRKLRTDRSGRPVASTIASNPQEVDLGTACTSEASTTKQHFGDVDAQQIIDLQLHLLQNAMDCDEPRSTASHDWALRQTLSEERWQEARPKLLDSLLASDCVRRGPCDHCNMKEAVIRCKDCLPKPRYCGQCDVSMHQNMFFHNRETLIDGFYKPVPPSTAVQDLSGQNIIYEQVCLLPITQPDKICDCDPQNLSVVAGRSVVLICINGRYDIFLPVMNCRTCHASWTPEVVDLLFSGYWPGTVGFQTIYQVDLFKSFEDLKITAPGLSRQAFVKMLQQRSQQFGRSGNICGDVFQKAFLEWTYCRHKREKLCGIDHFTCPACTPDTVAVSADGNRKLYRFSKTKGAEEQPFFDGVFLANDKDVATFVDCVREKTNPIHGKGICGTSTWAAARETSKKTNTKCDEEGLEVAVCRHCILLRGLNMFRGEIFAYPLFLQNELATKTNCKFFCTDIMCRYWPYLQKVAQAFPEMQNLTQMKPFLSVMHAKGHSTKCEVQWGGKNQTGAGTTIGEEVEQVNSFLSRVALTTKYMSKAARVDMITLHARGWNVRKKRNLHKYLSTRYLKTIRKTKEVKDDIEAIKKSTQRSEEELQQWVTDVRQWAVDTPDDLRTDDPVALQHLIEGLFLGIQQKKRDLYRATDRNKQRHKIRRRIREDKKKLFNAISQYNDLPTTTVFVDSVEDLLATESPIWPWDSETDTSLGVKKKVFDKVMQLERLVEEEVILVEEMKQHWTHLTRSYRALKDQASVLSDDLATQSYPSGLSGQAYHGLRSAVLQILEALKTDMVAVKETYSQICGNGGTVVEEEEEEEEDPYEHVSTDASTDDEL
- the LOC125261163 gene encoding uncharacterized protein LOC125261163 isoform X3 — encoded protein: MSPTLSMDIKPSRKLYANHIYSFVFMCILFFCGPQVFKKGSSDQPTPEKNMEEELHLDLDEIMADLEEIQSEEAVKTPHKTRKRKKFDLKLQWKRRDQEGFLVYEKRKLRTDRSGRPVASTIASNPQEVDLGTACTSEASTTKQHFGDVDAQQIIDLQLHLLQNAMDCDEPRSTASHDWALRQTLSEERWQEARPKLLDSLLASDCVRRGPCDHCNMKEAVIRCKDCLPKPRYCGQCDVSMHQNMFFHNRETLIDGFYKPVPPSTAVQDLSGQNIIYEQVCLLPITQPDKICDCDPQNLSVVAGRSVVLICINGRYDIFLPVMNCRTCHASWTPEVVDLLFSGYWPGTVGFQTIYQVDLFKSFEDLKITAPGLSRQAFVKMLQQRSQQFGRSGNICGDVFQKAFLEWTYCRHKREKLCGIDHFTCPACTPDTVAVSADGNRKLYRFSKTKGAEEQPFFDGVFLANDKDVATFVDCVREKTNPIHGKGICGTSTWAAARETSKKTNTKCDEEGLEVAVCRHCILLRGLNMFRGEIFAYPLFLQNELATKTNCKFFCTDIMCRYWPYLQKVAQAFPEMQNLTQMKPFLSVMHAKGHSTKCEVQWGGKNQTGAGTTIGEEVEQVNSFLSRVALTTKYMSKAARVDMITLHARGWNVRKKRNLHKYLSTRYLKYCQRFVRLSINYTFETIRKTKEVKDDIEAIKKSTQRSEEELQQWVTDVRQWAVDTPDDLRTDDPVALQHLIEGLFLGIQQKKRDLYRATDRNKQRHKIRRRIREDKKKLFNAISQYNDLPTTTVFVDSVEDLLATESPIWPWDSETDTSLGVKKKVFDKVMQLERLVEEEVILVEEMKQHWTHLTRSYRALKDQASVLSDDLATQSYPSGLSGQAYHGLRSAVLQILEALKTDMVAVKETYSQICGNGGTVVEEEEEEEEDPYEHVSTDASTDDEL